One region of Peromyscus eremicus chromosome 4, PerEre_H2_v1, whole genome shotgun sequence genomic DNA includes:
- the Btbd18 gene encoding BTB/POZ domain-containing protein 18 — MCSPASSKILYRNPRFLRVAFLQLHHQQQSGVFCDALLQAEGEAVPAHCCILSACSPFFTERLERERPVQGRKVVLELGGLKIRTLRKLVDFLYTSEMEVSQEEAQDVLSAARQLRVSELETLQLEGGKLVKAPQGRRLNRECLQPPSAAPISARVVAPSRRPRTPLPVTQTPSPLGAVRFKSLGEEEGPHKKSNLPNVESLSDTLLLKKKARICLTQERSSSPSSQREGPKEYKNNPALGPTALSHPSLYRSVDEQLLPRKIRLSRSKPSSHVCTSKPSSVLSGPSSVPTVPGRRLWRQRSVSKSSQGVDKQKPGKVSPLQSTSDPPDVRKTGGSKKQSPEFRALTSNSVEEGQVGRVKLRKIVNGTCWEVVQEPPLRNTQDSPQILEPSDVGEPPGTSLSSVNEQETPARLQLCQDSPESPRLQDILLSASHSPDHPVVKSEFGSSPLLIGKEPVLNIDCREPYTFDTTLLGQPCEAEQYRITSAAATSELEEILDFMLCGSDVEPPVGSLESPGAEGCRTPSYHLSETGKNWIEGEEWCLPDMELWPRDLTGLEKEPVVENKEPVEPCSPLVMRSENTESIEPLSPLVMPSEVSREALSRRGSWTPDLEITSSQPLDGQGEKLLHLDSPDSSQRSYRDLSLLCSNWAETGLEVSLGMDEVLSPAPKAVREVSANPELLDPFPGSSEDEIDVVDWPVEGRLGPTSVPSVWPDPSSESETEVDILT; from the exons ATGTGCTCTCCTGCCAGTTCCAAAATCCTGTACAGGAATCCCCGGTTCCTCCGGGTAGCTTTTCTGCAGCTTCATCACCAGCAGCAGAGCGGTGTGTTTTGTGATGCCCTTCTGCAGGCAGAGG gtgagGCTGTCCCAGCCCACTGCTGCATCCTGTCTGCCTGCAGTCCCTTCTTCACAGAACGCCTGGAGCGGGAAAGGCCAGTTCAGGGTCGGAAGGTGGTACTGGAGCTGGGAGGCCTAAAAATCAGGACACTTAGGAAGCTGGTGGATTTCCTGTATACTTCAGAGATGGAAGTATCTCAGGAAGAAGCCCAGGATGTGCTCTCTGCTGCCCGTCAGCTCCGAGTGTCCGAGCTGGAAACCCTTCAGCTAGAGGGTGGGAAATTAGTAAAGGCTCCTCAGGGCCGAAGACTAAACAGAGAATGCTTACAACCACCAAGTGCTGCACCAATCTCTGCCAGAGTGGTAGCACCTAGCCGCCGCCCTCGAACTCCACTGCCTGTCACCCAGACTCCTAGTCCTCTTGGAGCAGTGAGGTTTAAGTCCTTAGGGGAAGAAGAGGGGCCTCACAAAAAGAGCAACCTACCAAATGTAGAGAGCTTGTCAGACACCCTTCTACTCAAAAAGAAAGCCAGGATTTGCTTGACTCAAGAAAGAAGCTCATCTCCatcaagccagagagaagggcCAAAGGAGTACAAGAATAACCCTGCTCTAGGTCCTACAGCACTTTCCCATCCCAGCTTGTACCGTTCTGTGGATGAGCAACTGTTGCCCAGAAAGATCAGGCTGAGTCGCTCAAAGCCATCATCCCATGTCTGTACATCTAAGCCTTCTAGTGTTTTAAGTGGTCCCAGTTCAGTGCCCACAGTCCCTGGCCGGCGTCTTTGGAGGCAGAGAAGTGTAAGTAAATCATCACAGGGTGTGGACAAGCAGAAGCCAGGGAAAGTCAGTCCTCTACAGAGCACTTCAGACCCACCTGATGTTAGGAAGACAGGTGGGAGCAAGAAGCAGAGCCCTGAATTCAGAGCACTCACCTCCaactctgtggaagaggggcAGGTTGGAAGAGTAAAGCTTAGGAAGATTGTCAATGGTACCTGCTGGGAGGTGGTCCAGGAGCCTCCCCTCAGAAACACTCAAGATAGTCCCCAGATCTTAGAACCCTCAGATGTAGGAGAGCCTCCAGGAACTTCGCTGTCCTCAGTTAATGAGCAGGAAACACCTGCTAGATTACAACTGTGTCAGGACTCCCCAGAGAGCCCTAGGCTACAAGACATTTTGCTCTCTGCTAGCCACTCCCCGGACCACCCTGTGGTGAAGTCAGAGTTTGGGTCCAGTCCATTGCTGATAGGGAAGGAACCTGTGTTGAATATTGACTGCAGAGAGCCCTATACATTTGACACAACCCTGCTAGGCCAGCCCTGTGAAGCTGAGCAGTATCGAATCACAAGTGCTGCAGCCACCAGTGAGCTGGAAGAGATTTTGGACTTCATGCTATGTGGCTCAGATGTTGAGCCACCAGTAGGGTCTTTGGAGAGTCCTGGGGCTGAAGGCTGCAGAACCCCAAGTTATCACCTATCAGAAACAGGAAAGAATTGGATTGAAGGGGAAGAATGGTGTTTGCCAGACATGGAACTGTGGCCCAGAGACCTCACAGGATTGGAAAAGGAACCTGTTGTCGAGAACAAAGAGCCAGTTGAGCCCTGTAGTCCCCTTGTCATGCGCTCTGAGAACACAGAATCAATTGAGCCCCTTAGCCCCCTTGTCATGCCCTCTGAGGTGAGTAGAGAGGCACTTTCACGGAGAGGCTCTTGGACTCCAGATCTTGAAATTACCAGCTCCCAGCCACTGGATGGTCAGGGAGAAAAACTTCTCCACCTTGACTCCCCTGACTCTTCCCAAAGGTCTTATAGGGACCTCTCACTTCTATGCTCAAATTGGGCAGAGACAGGGCTGGAAGTGTCCCTAGGCATGGATGAGGTATTATCTCCTGCTCCCAAGGCAGTCAGGGAAGTGTCTGCTAACCCTGAACTGCTGGACCCGTTTCCTGGCAGTTCTGAAGATGAAATTGATGTGGTAGACTGGCCAGTGGAGGGTAGGCTGGGGCCCACTAGTGTTCCCTCTGTCTGGCCTGACCCCTCCTCAGAGTCAGAAACAGAGGTAGATATACTAACATag
- the Selenoh gene encoding selenoprotein H, which produces MAPVGRKRKAAPADTVDKREKLAEGPAVVIEHCTSURVYGRHAAALSQALQLEVPELPVQVNPSKPRRGSFEVTLLRPDNSRAELWTGIKKGPPRKLKFPEPQEVVKELKKYLS; this is translated from the exons ATGGCCCCTGTCGGAAGAAAGCGGAAGGCTGCACCGGCAGATACAGTAGACAAGCGCGAGAAACTGGCGGAGGGCCCGGCGGTGGTCATCGAGCATTG CACGAGCTGACGCGTCTACGGGCGCCATGCGGCTGCCCTGAGCCAGGCTCTGCAGCTGGAGGTCCCAGAGCTGCCTGTGCAGGTGAACCCATCCAAGCCGCGGAGGGGCAGCTTCGAGGTGACGCTGCTGCGCCCGGACAACAGCC GTGCCGAACTCTGGACTGGTATTAAGAAGGGCCCGCCACGAAAGCTCAAATTTCCTGAGCCTCAAGAGGTGGTTAAAGAATTGAAGAAGTACCTTTCATAA